CAGGGTACGTACACCCTGACCGCGTTCACCCTGGCCCTGACGGACCCGGCGTAGCATGAGCGCCTGGGCCGCCAGCCCAACGGCATGGACGGGCGAGTCCTCGGCATGGACCGGGGTGCAGGTCGCGTCCGGCGACGCCCAGGCGTCCGCCGTGGCCACGGTCACGGCCACCGGGCGGAAAGGCGCGGAAGCTGCTGCGGCGGTCGCGGCTACGGCCCAGGCGTCCGGGGTCGGTCGCAAATCCGCGTCCGGCCCAGCGTCGGCCATGGCCACGGCCCAGGCTACGGCCGCAGGATTTCGGGGGGCGCGCGGCGGGGCGCAGGTTTCGGCGGTCGCCACGGTTCTGGCGAGCGGGGGCCGGGACGCCCGGGGCACGGCGGAAATTGCCGCTGCGGCCACGGCCACGGCGGCCGGTGTTAAGGCCGCGTCCGGCGGTGCGGCCGTTTTGGCCCTGGTCGGGGCGCTGGCGTCGGGCCGCAAAAATGCCCACGGCGGGGCGTTGGTCCAGGCCGAGGCGTCCGTGGTCGCGGCCGGATCGGCCGGTGAGCAGCCCGGGCAGGGAGCGGTCGAGGTGCGGTCCGTGGCTGGATGCGAGGCCACGGGCCGTAAAAATGCCACCGGGCAGGCAGCGGTTTCGGCGGTGGGCACGGCCACGGCCACGGGCGTGGGGCCGACCGGCCTGATCCGGGAGTGGATCACGCTGCAATCCCCGGCCACGCTGTCGCGGCGGCTGGAGTCTGCGTCCGGACAGGCCGTGGACCTGGAATCCCCGGCGACGCTGGCGCGGACGCTGTCCGGCCCGGCATCCCTGGCCGTGGCGCTCGAGGCCCCGGCACATCTGACCAAGCGCCTGCGGTCCCCGGTGGACCTGCGGGCCGCGTGAGGGCGAGATGGCAAAAAATTACGTGGGGGACATCGGCCTGGCCGTGGTGCTGGATACCGGCGTGGATCTGACGTTGGCCACGGGATGCAAAATCCTGGTGCAGCTCCCCGACGGCACGACGACGGAATGGTCGGGCACGAAGTCTGGCACAACGATCAGCCACGCAACCGTAGCGGGGGAACTGGCCCAGTCCGGGGTCTACCGGCTGCACGCCGCGTTCACCCTCGGCGGCTGGACAGGTGTGGGAGAGGTCGCCTGCATGACCATTTATGAGCGGTTCGGGGGGTGCGCGTCATGATGCCCGGCATCGCGGCCGCTTTCGTCTCGGCCGGATCGTTCACGGTGGCGGGCGACCTGACGGCGGATTTCACGGCCGGGGTGCGGGTGCTGGCCGACTGCGGTGTGGACGGGACGCCGCTTGGGGTCGTCACCGGGTCGAGCTATGCCTCGCCCAACACCACGGTGACGGTCACGCTGGACAGCGGCAGCCTGACGGCGAATCTCACGCACGTCTGGCACGGCAACGACATCCCGGCCTCGCTGTGCAATCATGCCGCGCAGCACATGTCCGGGGCGCGAGATGCCCTCACCCCGGCGAACATCGGGGCTATGCCCGCAGACCGGCGGGTGGACACCGTTGCGCCCTTGTATGGTGGCGGCAACTTGTGGTCCAATTTGAATTTGGGGATTGCCCCTGCGGATACCGACGGTCAGGGGACGGTTGAACTGGCGACCTCTGCGGAGGCCGTGGCTGGGACCGACACGGCCAGGGTTCCCCCTATTTCGGCTTTGCGCCAGGCCTACCGCTCCTGGCAACGCGACGACGCCGGGAGGTTCCCGGGCCTGATCCTGCCCGCCTACAACCTTTTCGCGCCGAATCTGGCCCTGCCCGGCACGACGGCGTTTTCCCGGGCATCGTCGGGCTGGGTGCTGGGCGCGGCCGGGATCGTCAAATCCTACGCCACCAATGCCCCGCGATATGACTACGATACGTCCGGCAATCTGCTCGGCCTGCGCATCGAGGGCGCGGCCACGCGCTTAAACACCATCGCCGCCGCGCCTACGGCCCCGGAAAACGTCACGGTCACGGCCCAGGCATACACCATTTCGTTTTACGGGACCGGCAGCGTGGTCCTGTCTGGGGCGCACGCGGCCACGGTCAACGGCGCGGGCGCGCTCCCGGCCCGGGTGAGCTACACGTTCACGCCCACGGCCGGAACGCTGACGCTCACCCCCTCCGGGACGGTCCAGCACCTCCAGGTGGAGGCGAGGTCGTTCGCCACCTCGCCGATCCTGGGAGAGGGCAGCGCCGTGACCCGTGCGGCGGACGTGGCGACTGTGGCCCTGTCCGGGATCGATTTCAACACGGCCGAAGGGACGATTTATTGTGATTTTAGTTTTGCTGGGGTGTCTGTGCAACAGCGGCTGTTTTATGTGGACGACGGAACAAATAATAACGTTTTGTCGTTGTTTGTTTCAGCGGGTAACAAAATTACAATGGCGGCAACATCCAGCGGGACGGCAATTGTCTACACAGAGGCGGCATCAACGATTGTTGCGAATACCATGTATAAGGCGGCGTTCTCTTTCAAAAACAATAGCTACCACCTCGTTGTAGATGGCGGATCGGCTGTTTCGGATACATCCGGCGCAATGCCGTCGTCGCTTACCACACTAAGATTGGGACACGCGCTCGGGGCGATACAACCGTTGTACGGTGCTATACGCCATTTTGCCTATTTCCCCCGAGCCCTGACCACCGCGCAACTCCAGGCCATGACCCTGTAAGGAGCAACCATGATCGACCTCTATCTGCATGCCCCGACGCGCGAGGCCCTGCTGGCGGATCTGGCGCCCCTGGGGCTGGCCGTGGACGGGAAACTGGTCACGGCCAGCCACGTCCATGCCCTGGCGGTGGTGATGGACGACGCGGACGGGGTGACCGTGGCCGTGCGCTGTCTGGATGACGCGCTGGCCGGGGCTCTGTCCCGGGCGGATTTCGCGGCGGGCACGAGCGTGGTGGAGCGGCCGGAGCACGCGCCGGTCCTGGCCGGGGGCGACGCCCCGGGTCTGGACGCGGTCAAGGCGGCGGCTTGCGTAGCCATCGACGCCGAGGCCGAGCGGCGGCGGCTCCTGGTCCTGACCCCGGGTGCGGGCCAATCCTTGGAATATCAGCACACGGCAGAGGAGGCGGCCCGGGCCGTGGCCGCGCCTGACCCGCTGGACCCGGCGGCCTATCCGTTTTTGGCGGCCGAGCAGGAGGCATTGGAGGCAGCAGTGGGAGTGGTCACGCTCCGAGAGGTGGCTGCGGCCGTGCTGGCGGATCGGGCGGCTTGGCTGGCCTACGGAGCGGCGGTCAAGGCGGTGCGGCGACGCGGCAAGTTGCTGGTCTGCGCGGCCGCCAGCCACTTGGCCGTGCTGGCGGAGTCGGCCGGGATCGAGTGGCCGGACG
Above is a genomic segment from Desulfolutivibrio sulfodismutans DSM 3696 containing:
- a CDS encoding LamG-like jellyroll fold domain-containing protein encodes the protein MMPGIAAAFVSAGSFTVAGDLTADFTAGVRVLADCGVDGTPLGVVTGSSYASPNTTVTVTLDSGSLTANLTHVWHGNDIPASLCNHAAQHMSGARDALTPANIGAMPADRRVDTVAPLYGGGNLWSNLNLGIAPADTDGQGTVELATSAEAVAGTDTARVPPISALRQAYRSWQRDDAGRFPGLILPAYNLFAPNLALPGTTAFSRASSGWVLGAAGIVKSYATNAPRYDYDTSGNLLGLRIEGAATRLNTIAAAPTAPENVTVTAQAYTISFYGTGSVVLSGAHAATVNGAGALPARVSYTFTPTAGTLTLTPSGTVQHLQVEARSFATSPILGEGSAVTRAADVATVALSGIDFNTAEGTIYCDFSFAGVSVQQRLFYVDDGTNNNVLSLFVSAGNKITMAATSSGTAIVYTEAASTIVANTMYKAAFSFKNNSYHLVVDGGSAVSDTSGAMPSSLTTLRLGHALGAIQPLYGAIRHFAYFPRALTTAQLQAMTL